A single window of Nocardia higoensis DNA harbors:
- a CDS encoding inositol monophosphatase family protein produces the protein MPHSTRSATEAVAESPETVADLRRTAVALAERAAAHVRARRPEVFGAGTGEGSDSVRTKSHATDPVTIVDTESEELIRELLATQRPGEAILGEEGGGSLGVGDDAVAWVVDPIDGTVNFLYGVPGYAVSVAAMRGGRPVAGAVVDVAHEVTYSAGLGAGATATSADGRVEHLSCSQAADLELALVATGFAYGRSRRTRQAEIIGRVLPQIRDIRRFGAAALDLCHVAAGRVDAYFEHGLNPWDWGAGALIAAEAGALLTLPPASHTGAQGDLVVAAAPGVATGLAALLAAAGATEPIPDE, from the coding sequence GTGCCGCACTCGACAAGATCTGCCACCGAAGCCGTCGCCGAATCTCCCGAGACCGTCGCGGACCTGCGCCGCACCGCGGTCGCGCTCGCCGAACGCGCCGCCGCCCACGTCCGGGCTCGCCGCCCGGAGGTGTTCGGCGCGGGAACCGGCGAGGGCTCCGACTCCGTCCGGACCAAGTCGCACGCGACCGATCCGGTGACGATCGTCGACACCGAGTCCGAGGAGTTGATCCGCGAACTGCTCGCCACCCAGCGCCCCGGCGAGGCGATCCTCGGCGAGGAAGGCGGCGGCAGCCTCGGCGTCGGCGACGACGCGGTGGCTTGGGTGGTCGACCCCATCGACGGGACGGTGAACTTCCTCTACGGCGTGCCCGGATACGCCGTCTCGGTCGCGGCCATGCGCGGCGGTCGTCCGGTGGCGGGCGCGGTGGTCGATGTAGCGCACGAAGTGACCTACAGCGCCGGCCTGGGGGCGGGCGCGACCGCGACATCCGCCGACGGGAGGGTCGAGCACCTGAGCTGCTCGCAGGCCGCCGATCTGGAACTCGCGCTGGTCGCGACCGGGTTCGCCTATGGGCGCAGCAGACGGACCCGCCAGGCCGAGATCATCGGCCGGGTTCTGCCGCAGATCCGCGACATCCGCAGGTTCGGCGCGGCCGCGCTCGATCTGTGCCATGTGGCCGCCGGACGTGTGGACGCCTACTTCGAGCACGGGCTCAACCCGTGGGACTGGGGTGCGGGCGCGCTCATCGCCGCCGAAGCAGGCGCACTGCTCACGCTGCCGCCCGCCTCGCACACCGGTGCGCAGGGCGATCTGGTGGTCGCCGCGGCACCGGGTGTCGCCACCGGACTCGCGGCACTGCTGGCAGCGGCGGGCGCCACCGAGCCGATTCCGGACGAGTAG
- the ppgK gene encoding polyphosphate--glucose phosphotransferase, with protein sequence MSARGHAFGIDIGGSGVKGAAVDLATGKLVHERIKIATPRPATPEAVAATTARLVAEAGWDGPVGITMPAVVLGGVTRTAANIDKSWIGADARTLFSTALGGREVTVLNDADAAGLAEDRHGAAADYSGLVLVLTFGTGIGSALLYNGTLVPNSELGHLEIGGMEAEHRAAASVKDRRGLSYEQWAVEVSTVLSGLEDLFWPNVIVAGGGISRDADRWIPLLTNRTPVVAARLRNTAGIVGAAMAVETHLVP encoded by the coding sequence ATGTCCGCTCGGGGGCACGCATTCGGTATCGATATCGGCGGCAGCGGCGTGAAGGGCGCCGCGGTCGACCTGGCCACCGGCAAGCTGGTCCACGAACGGATCAAGATCGCCACGCCACGCCCGGCGACCCCCGAAGCGGTCGCGGCGACAACCGCTCGCCTCGTGGCCGAGGCGGGCTGGGACGGGCCGGTGGGGATCACCATGCCCGCGGTGGTTCTCGGCGGTGTCACCCGCACCGCCGCCAACATCGACAAGAGCTGGATCGGCGCCGACGCGCGGACACTGTTCTCCACCGCGCTCGGCGGGCGCGAGGTCACCGTGCTCAACGACGCCGACGCGGCCGGACTCGCCGAGGATCGTCACGGAGCGGCAGCGGATTACAGCGGACTGGTCCTGGTGCTCACCTTCGGCACCGGTATCGGCTCGGCCCTGCTCTACAACGGCACCCTGGTGCCCAACTCGGAGCTCGGGCACCTCGAGATCGGCGGCATGGAGGCCGAGCACCGGGCCGCCGCCTCGGTGAAGGACCGGCGCGGACTCAGCTATGAACAGTGGGCCGTCGAGGTCTCCACCGTGCTCTCCGGCCTGGAGGACCTGTTCTGGCCGAACGTGATCGTCGCGGGCGGCGGCATCAGCCGTGACGCCGATCGCTGGATTCCCTTGCTCACCAACCGGACTCCGGTGGTCGCGGCGCGCCTGCGCAACACCGCGGGAATCGTCGGCGCGGCGATGGCCGTCGAGACCCATCTGGTGCCGTGA
- a CDS encoding RNA polymerase sigma factor, whose product MVATTRQTAGSADADSEEPTAARPVRKAAAKKAPAKKVAAKKAPAKKAANAGKAAAKKAPAKKATTKKAGAEGEPGADEPLDDEAIDLADLDDIEVDETDLADEGELVEATEEAAEEGADEPTAADKASGDFVWDEEESEALRQARKDAELTASADSVRAYLKQIGKVALLNAEEEVELAKRIEAGLYAAEKMREFAETGEKLPVAMRRDFNWIVRDGNRAKNHLLEANLRLVVSLAKRYTGRGMAFLDLIQEGNLGLIRAVEKFDYTKGYKFSTYATWWIRQAITRAMADQARTIRIPVHMVEVINKLGRIQRELLQDLGREPTPEELAKEMDITPEKVLEIQQYAREPISLDQTIGDEGDSQLGDFIEDSEAVVAVDAVSFTLLQDQLQSVLETLSEREAGVVRLRFGLTDGQPRTLDEIGQVYGVTRERIRQIESKTMSKLRHPSRSQVLRDYLD is encoded by the coding sequence GTGGTAGCCACGACCCGTCAGACCGCCGGTTCGGCCGACGCCGACTCCGAAGAACCCACAGCAGCTCGGCCGGTCCGCAAGGCTGCCGCCAAGAAGGCACCGGCCAAGAAGGTCGCTGCCAAGAAGGCGCCCGCCAAGAAGGCCGCGAATGCGGGGAAGGCCGCTGCCAAGAAGGCGCCTGCGAAGAAGGCCACCACCAAGAAGGCCGGAGCCGAGGGTGAGCCCGGCGCCGACGAGCCGCTCGACGACGAAGCCATCGACCTCGCCGATCTCGACGACATCGAGGTGGACGAGACCGACCTCGCCGATGAGGGCGAGCTGGTCGAGGCCACCGAAGAAGCGGCCGAGGAAGGAGCCGACGAGCCCACCGCCGCCGACAAGGCCTCCGGCGACTTCGTCTGGGACGAGGAGGAATCCGAGGCCCTGCGCCAGGCCCGCAAAGACGCCGAGCTCACCGCCTCGGCCGACTCGGTGCGCGCCTACCTCAAGCAGATCGGCAAGGTCGCCCTGCTCAACGCCGAGGAGGAGGTCGAGCTCGCCAAGCGCATCGAGGCGGGCCTCTACGCGGCGGAGAAGATGCGCGAGTTCGCCGAGACGGGCGAGAAGCTGCCGGTCGCTATGCGCCGCGACTTCAACTGGATCGTCCGTGACGGCAACCGCGCCAAGAACCACCTGCTCGAGGCCAACCTGCGTCTGGTCGTCTCGCTGGCCAAGCGCTACACCGGCCGCGGCATGGCCTTCCTCGACCTCATCCAGGAAGGCAACCTCGGTCTGATCCGCGCGGTCGAGAAGTTCGACTACACCAAGGGCTACAAGTTCTCGACGTACGCCACCTGGTGGATCCGGCAGGCGATCACCCGAGCCATGGCCGATCAGGCCCGCACCATCCGTATCCCGGTGCACATGGTCGAGGTCATCAACAAGCTCGGTCGCATCCAGCGCGAGCTGCTCCAGGATCTCGGCCGCGAGCCGACTCCGGAGGAGTTGGCCAAGGAAATGGACATCACCCCGGAGAAGGTCCTCGAGATCCAGCAGTACGCGCGCGAGCCCATCTCGCTGGATCAGACCATCGGCGACGAAGGCGACAGCCAGCTCGGCGATTTCATCGAGGATTCCGAGGCCGTCGTCGCGGTCGACGCCGTGAGCTTCACCCTGCTGCAGGATCAGCTGCAGTCGGTACTCGAGACGCTGTCCGAGCGTGAGGCGGGCGTGGTGCGCCTGCGTTTCGGCCTCACCGACGGTCAGCCGCGGACCCTCGACGAGATCGGTCAGGTCTACGGTGTGACCCGCGAGCGTATCCGGCAGATCGAATCCAAGACGATGAGCAAGTTGCGGCACCCGAGCCGCTCCCAGGTGCTGCGCGACTACTTGGACTAG
- a CDS encoding MHYT domain-containing protein codes for MLDIHHFSYGWLTPLLAYVMSFTGSLLGLQCAMRARSGNSRPLWLTLSALSIGGAGIWVMHFIAMLGFSIQGAEVRYDVPLTLLSAVCAIAPSGLGLFLVMRPRPTVAMVAGGGAAIGIGIAAMHYVGMAALRTNATIEIQPLLVVLSVLLAIAAAGGALWFAVRVEGLLSTVGAAAIMALAASGMHYTGMAGLEAHTGHRHGPPEGAGAMQLLVPLIVGISIVTMLLLITVSLTSIERAVDLPPLEPVQVRPAADDFATGPLPVVRPGHRAGSPAVPASPGVTAGRPGAVPAAAGTPTGHRSPPAHRMPEPVALPASEPAPRRQDPNQSRPNRGKSAPQPVAAAQTSGTQYWPTTDDIRRRGKS; via the coding sequence GTGCTCGACATTCACCACTTCAGTTACGGCTGGTTGACGCCCCTGCTGGCCTACGTCATGTCCTTCACCGGGTCGTTACTGGGACTGCAGTGCGCCATGCGGGCGCGCTCCGGTAACAGCAGGCCGCTCTGGCTCACCCTGTCCGCGCTGTCGATCGGCGGGGCGGGAATCTGGGTCATGCATTTCATCGCCATGCTCGGCTTCTCGATCCAGGGAGCCGAAGTCCGCTACGACGTGCCGCTCACTCTGCTCAGCGCGGTGTGCGCGATCGCGCCCAGCGGGCTCGGGCTGTTTCTGGTGATGCGCCCGCGACCGACGGTGGCGATGGTGGCCGGTGGCGGCGCGGCGATCGGAATCGGCATAGCCGCCATGCATTACGTCGGCATGGCCGCCCTGCGGACCAACGCGACGATCGAGATCCAGCCGTTGCTGGTGGTGCTCTCGGTGCTGCTCGCGATCGCCGCGGCAGGCGGCGCGCTGTGGTTCGCGGTACGCGTGGAGGGACTGCTGAGTACCGTCGGTGCGGCAGCGATCATGGCACTGGCCGCCTCCGGGATGCATTACACCGGGATGGCGGGCCTCGAGGCGCACACCGGGCACCGGCACGGCCCACCCGAGGGCGCCGGCGCGATGCAGTTGCTGGTGCCGTTGATCGTCGGAATCAGCATTGTCACCATGCTCCTGCTCATCACCGTGAGCCTGACCTCGATCGAGCGTGCCGTCGATCTGCCGCCACTGGAACCGGTGCAAGTGCGGCCCGCCGCGGACGATTTCGCCACCGGTCCGCTACCCGTCGTCCGTCCGGGCCACCGCGCCGGATCGCCGGCCGTTCCGGCATCTCCCGGGGTGACCGCCGGCCGCCCAGGGGCCGTGCCCGCGGCAGCGGGGACGCCCACAGGGCATCGCTCGCCGCCCGCGCATCGGATGCCGGAGCCCGTCGCGCTCCCGGCGTCCGAGCCCGCGCCGCGGCGGCAGGATCCGAATCAGAGCCGGCCGAACCGAGGGAAGTCCGCACCGCAACCGGTCGCCGCCGCCCAGACCTCCGGGACGCAGTACTGGCCGACGACCGACGACATCCGCAGGCGCGGCAAATCCTGA
- a CDS encoding DUF952 domain-containing protein translates to MGDESVRADTHLLFHLCTRGDWTAALEAGEYRPPSLAESGFVHLSTPAQVHLPANRLFRGRRDLILLHVDAREVGAPIRWEPGVPGDPDAMLFPHLYGALPLEAVTAVTDFHPGPDGTFPALAEHDSGR, encoded by the coding sequence ATGGGAGACGAATCCGTGCGCGCGGACACTCACCTGCTTTTCCACCTCTGCACCCGCGGCGACTGGACGGCCGCGCTGGAGGCGGGAGAGTACCGACCGCCCTCGCTGGCGGAATCGGGGTTCGTGCATCTGTCGACTCCGGCGCAGGTGCACCTGCCTGCGAACCGTCTGTTCCGAGGCCGCCGCGACCTGATCCTGCTCCATGTCGACGCCCGCGAGGTCGGCGCCCCCATCCGCTGGGAACCGGGCGTGCCCGGCGACCCCGACGCCATGCTCTTTCCGCATCTCTACGGCGCGCTGCCGCTGGAAGCGGTGACCGCGGTGACGGACTTCCACCCCGGTCCGGACGGAACGTTCCCCGCGCTTGCCGAGCACGACTCCGGCCGCTGA
- a CDS encoding rhodanese-like domain-containing protein encodes MANDNASMSRAPRTRTGDPQNVPRPIEGEADLVAVETTWGELQPLQCAAGVPTVGELEVIDLVRAGARLVDTRVPDSRGGVSLPGAINLPHGEIVERRGELDPAGTTVVFCNGPQCPQSPAAIRELIDAGHPAAALAYYRGGLHDWITLGLPVEHVD; translated from the coding sequence ATGGCGAACGACAACGCATCGATGTCCAGGGCGCCTCGCACCCGCACCGGAGACCCGCAGAACGTTCCCCGTCCGATCGAAGGTGAAGCCGACCTGGTCGCGGTCGAGACCACCTGGGGTGAGCTGCAACCGCTGCAGTGCGCCGCCGGAGTTCCCACCGTCGGCGAACTGGAGGTCATCGACCTGGTCCGCGCGGGCGCCCGGTTGGTGGACACCCGCGTCCCCGACTCGCGCGGCGGTGTGAGCCTGCCCGGGGCGATCAACCTCCCCCACGGCGAGATCGTCGAGCGCCGTGGTGAGCTGGACCCGGCGGGCACGACCGTGGTCTTCTGCAACGGCCCCCAGTGCCCGCAGTCACCCGCGGCCATCCGGGAGCTGATCGACGCGGGCCACCCCGCCGCCGCGCTCGCGTATTACCGGGGCGGCCTCCACGACTGGATCACCCTGGGCCTGCCGGTCGAACACGTCGACTGA
- a CDS encoding MBL fold metallo-hydrolase: MILEQYYIECLSHASYLIGDESTGRAVVVDPRRDVTEYLDDAAAHGLTIEGVINTHFHADFVSGHLELLEATGAWIGFGEAAEADYPIRRLRDGEHLSLGEVDLEILSTPGHTWESISVLVREHPGATPTAVLTGDSLFIGDVGRPDLVNLGDSSTEDLARAMYHTVHQKLLTLPDPVVVMPAHGAGSSCGKNLSTELTSTIGEQRTTNPSVQPMTEQQFVALVTENQPAAPSYFSVDAGLNKAVRPLLDQARTIPEIAAAQVRDELAAGTRVLDARSVDDFAAGHLRGSVNVGFDGRFAETGGMVAEVGERIVLITYPGEEQDAAMRLARIGSDNAIGYLNVGHDGVFPAELSELVEPAPRTSIEQLDHMLAADAVTLVDIRNPGEREFGVIPGAVPIPLAQLRTRLEHVPTGKPIVVHCAGGWRSSVAASLLRAQGFENVSDLIGGYNAWAEAHVPA; encoded by the coding sequence ATGATTCTCGAGCAGTACTACATCGAGTGCCTGTCGCACGCGTCGTACCTGATCGGCGACGAGAGCACCGGGCGAGCGGTGGTGGTCGATCCTCGCCGGGACGTCACCGAGTACCTCGACGATGCGGCCGCGCATGGCCTGACCATCGAAGGCGTCATCAACACGCACTTCCACGCGGATTTCGTCTCGGGCCATCTGGAACTGCTCGAGGCGACCGGGGCATGGATCGGCTTCGGGGAGGCCGCCGAGGCGGACTACCCGATCCGCCGCCTGCGCGACGGCGAACACCTGTCCCTCGGCGAGGTCGATCTCGAGATCTTGTCCACTCCGGGGCACACCTGGGAATCGATCTCGGTGCTGGTGCGTGAGCATCCGGGCGCGACCCCGACCGCGGTGCTCACCGGCGACTCGCTGTTCATCGGCGATGTCGGTCGGCCGGACCTGGTCAACCTGGGCGATTCGTCCACCGAGGATCTCGCGCGGGCGATGTACCACACGGTGCACCAGAAGTTGCTGACTCTGCCCGATCCGGTGGTCGTCATGCCCGCCCACGGCGCGGGGTCCTCGTGCGGCAAGAATCTGTCGACCGAACTGACCTCGACCATCGGGGAACAGCGGACGACCAATCCGTCGGTGCAGCCGATGACCGAGCAGCAGTTCGTGGCATTGGTCACCGAAAACCAGCCCGCCGCCCCCTCGTACTTCTCCGTCGACGCCGGGTTGAACAAGGCGGTCCGACCGCTGCTCGATCAGGCCCGCACCATCCCGGAGATCGCTGCGGCGCAGGTGCGCGACGAACTCGCCGCGGGCACCCGGGTGCTCGACGCCCGCAGCGTGGACGACTTCGCCGCCGGGCACCTGCGCGGCTCGGTCAACGTCGGTTTCGACGGCCGATTCGCCGAGACCGGCGGCATGGTCGCCGAGGTGGGCGAACGCATCGTGCTGATCACCTATCCCGGTGAAGAGCAGGACGCGGCGATGCGGCTGGCGCGGATCGGGTCGGACAACGCGATCGGATATCTGAACGTCGGCCACGACGGTGTGTTCCCGGCCGAGCTGTCCGAGCTGGTCGAGCCCGCACCGCGTACCTCCATCGAGCAACTCGACCACATGCTGGCCGCGGACGCGGTGACGCTGGTCGACATCCGCAATCCCGGCGAGCGCGAATTCGGCGTCATTCCGGGGGCCGTGCCGATCCCCCTGGCGCAGTTGCGGACTCGCCTCGAGCATGTGCCCACCGGCAAGCCGATCGTCGTGCACTGCGCGGGCGGATGGCGCTCGAGCGTGGCCGCCTCGCTGCTACGGGCCCAGGGCTTCGAGAACGTCTCCGATCTGATCGGCGGCTACAACGCCTGGGCGGAGGCGCACGTCCCCGCGTAA
- a CDS encoding rhodanese-like domain-containing protein produces the protein MKEIDTVAFARAWESGAAVLDVREDFEYAQAHVPRTVWIPLGQLAERLADVPSGEIVYVICASGNRSKQGARILESAGRTAVSVAGGTAAWLLAGHPVERGLTAVGDRS, from the coding sequence ATGAAGGAAATCGACACCGTGGCCTTCGCCCGCGCCTGGGAATCCGGCGCCGCCGTGCTGGATGTGCGCGAAGACTTCGAATACGCCCAGGCACACGTCCCGCGGACGGTGTGGATTCCGCTCGGCCAGTTGGCCGAGCGTCTGGCAGACGTGCCCAGCGGCGAGATCGTGTACGTGATCTGCGCGAGCGGCAATCGCAGTAAGCAGGGAGCGCGGATTCTCGAATCCGCGGGCCGCACGGCCGTCTCGGTCGCCGGCGGCACCGCCGCGTGGCTGCTCGCGGGCCACCCCGTCGAACGCGGCCTCACCGCCGTCGGCGACAGGAGCTGA
- a CDS encoding sulfite exporter TauE/SafE family protein, protein MIALTVALAVVVGITLGLLGGGGSILTVPLLAYVAGMDAKEAIATSLLVVGVTSAVGAISHARAGRVQWRTGILFGLAGMAGAYVGGLLSRFVPGGILLLAFAAMMIATAIAMLRGRRNTVGAAEAPHAMPVGKILLEGAVVGLVTGLVGAGGGFLVVPALALLGGLPMPVAVGTSLIVIAMKSFAGLGGYLSAVQIDWRLAAMVTGAAVVGSLIGGRLTAVVDPDALRKGFGWFVLAMSSVILAQELHPAVGVAAAALTLAAAGLTFACERGEHCPVRRFSRPPEATVPAV, encoded by the coding sequence GTGATCGCGCTGACAGTCGCACTGGCGGTCGTGGTCGGCATCACCCTCGGCCTGCTCGGCGGCGGAGGATCCATCCTGACCGTCCCGTTGCTCGCCTACGTCGCCGGCATGGACGCCAAGGAGGCGATCGCCACCTCACTGCTCGTCGTCGGCGTGACCAGCGCGGTCGGCGCGATCTCCCATGCACGGGCGGGGCGAGTCCAGTGGCGCACCGGCATCCTGTTCGGTCTCGCCGGAATGGCGGGCGCCTATGTGGGCGGCCTGCTCTCCCGGTTCGTCCCCGGCGGCATCCTGCTGCTCGCCTTCGCCGCGATGATGATCGCCACCGCGATCGCCATGCTGCGCGGCCGTAGGAACACGGTCGGCGCCGCCGAAGCGCCACACGCCATGCCGGTGGGCAAGATCCTGCTCGAGGGCGCGGTCGTCGGCCTGGTGACCGGCCTGGTCGGCGCGGGCGGCGGGTTCCTCGTGGTCCCTGCCCTGGCACTGCTGGGCGGACTGCCCATGCCGGTAGCCGTCGGGACGTCGCTCATCGTCATCGCCATGAAGTCCTTCGCCGGCCTGGGCGGGTACCTGTCCGCGGTGCAGATCGACTGGCGCCTCGCGGCGATGGTCACCGGGGCGGCCGTGGTCGGCAGCCTGATCGGCGGCCGATTGACCGCGGTGGTCGATCCGGACGCACTGCGCAAGGGCTTCGGCTGGTTCGTCCTGGCCATGTCCTCGGTCATCCTGGCCCAGGAACTCCACCCGGCGGTCGGCGTGGCCGCGGCCGCGCTCACGCTCGCCGCCGCGGGCCTCACCTTCGCCTGCGAGCGCGGCGAGCACTGCCCCGTGCGACGATTCTCCCGCCCACCCGAGGCCACGGTGCCCGCCGTGTGA
- a CDS encoding DUF7455 domain-containing protein, translating into MPGTLTSTPLTAVDRCDRCGAAARVRAVLPAGGELLFCQHHANEHMDRLRELEAVIDTESAPAL; encoded by the coding sequence ATGCCAGGAACCCTGACTAGCACCCCACTGACCGCGGTCGATCGTTGCGACCGTTGCGGGGCTGCCGCCCGTGTGCGCGCAGTGCTGCCCGCAGGTGGAGAGTTGCTCTTCTGCCAGCATCACGCGAACGAACACATGGATCGACTGCGTGAGCTCGAGGCCGTCATCGACACGGAATCGGCTCCCGCCCTCTGA
- a CDS encoding TetR/AcrR family transcriptional regulator C-terminal domain-containing protein: MSQDDPGAAGRLLTLLWRHSLPGRPVARGPKPAVSVDEVVAAAVALADREGYEKVSIRAIAAELGLRPMSVYTYVPSKEALTVLMVDAVAERDRPIDPAAGIRERMAAIADGVRAEIIAHPWLLEVPPWRLVLGPGRMRRYERQLAAIDGIGLSDVEMDRVIAVLTDFATGNARLAVAATRETGQISDAQWWEQVGPELSRVMPASEFPLATRVGEAVGEIHQAPADPQGAYAFGLAKLIEGILADVHR, translated from the coding sequence GTGTCTCAGGACGACCCCGGTGCGGCCGGCCGATTGCTCACCCTGCTGTGGCGGCACTCCCTGCCCGGCCGGCCCGTCGCGCGTGGACCCAAACCCGCCGTCAGCGTCGACGAGGTGGTGGCGGCGGCCGTCGCGCTCGCCGACCGCGAAGGGTACGAGAAGGTGTCCATCCGGGCCATCGCCGCCGAACTCGGCCTGCGCCCGATGAGCGTGTACACCTACGTGCCCAGCAAGGAAGCCTTGACCGTCCTGATGGTCGATGCCGTCGCCGAGCGGGACCGGCCGATCGATCCCGCGGCCGGGATCCGGGAACGGATGGCCGCGATCGCCGACGGCGTCCGCGCCGAGATCATCGCCCACCCGTGGCTGCTGGAGGTGCCGCCGTGGCGGCTGGTGCTCGGCCCGGGCCGGATGCGGCGCTACGAACGCCAGCTCGCCGCGATCGACGGAATCGGGCTCTCCGACGTCGAAATGGACCGGGTGATCGCGGTGCTCACCGACTTCGCCACCGGCAACGCCCGGTTGGCGGTCGCCGCGACCAGGGAGACCGGACAGATCAGTGACGCGCAGTGGTGGGAACAGGTCGGCCCGGAGTTGTCCCGGGTGATGCCCGCCTCGGAGTTCCCGCTGGCGACCAGGGTGGGCGAAGCGGTCGGCGAGATCCATCAGGCGCCCGCGGATCCGCAGGGCGCCTATGCCTTCGGCCTGGCCAAGCTGATCGAGGGCATTCTCGCCGACGTGCATCGGTGA